AGGTCGGCCGGCGCGTCCAGGCCTTCCTCGCGGAACATGAGGTCGAAGCGGTGGCGCAGCACGCTGCCTTCGGGCGGCACGATCCAGCTGCGGCTCGACAGGTCGCGCAGGCTCAACCCGTCGACACCCAGCAGCGGATGGCCCGGCCGCACCACGGCCACCGCCGGCTCCTCGGCGAGCGCCTCGTAGCGCAGCGCGGTCTTGTCGTGCTGCGCGAACAGGCGCGCCACGAGCATGTCGATCCTGCTTTGCGCCATGCGCTCCATCAGCACGTCGCTGGTCTCGATCAGAAGCGACACGCGCAGGGTCGGATGCGCCTGCTTCACCGCCGAGATGGCCTGCGGCAGCAGCATCAGCCCGGGTGTCGTGATCGCGCCCACGCTCACCTGGCCGAAGCGCCCGGACTTCAGGGCCTGCACCTCGTCGTGCGCCTGGTTCAGGCTGGCCAGCGCGACACGCGCGTGGCGGATCATCGCCTCGCCATACCAGGTGGGCCGCATGCCGCGCGGCAGCCTGTCGAACAGCGGCACGTCCAGCACGTCCTCCAGGTCCTTCAGCAGCTTGGACGCGGCCGGCTGCGTCATGTTGAGCACGTCGGCCGCGCGGTGGATGTTGCCTTCCTCGGCGATGGCGACCAGCAGCAGCAACTGGCGTGTCTTCAGCCGCGCGCGGATGAACCAGTGCGTGTAATTCATGAGCGATCTAGGGTTTCCATTGATCCGAAATCCTATATGGCTCCCCGCCAAATAACTATTAGGCCTATATCCCATGGCTCCCTACCATTCGGCACCTTTCAGCCACGGGCCGACCCGGGGACCATGCAGAACAGCTTCAGGAACTACATCAACGGACGCTGGGAAACCGGCGTCACGACGAGCACCAGCGAGAACCCGTCGGACCTCGCATCGCCGGTCGGCGACTACGTGCGCGGCGACCGTGAGCAGGCCGAGCTCGCGATCCGCGCCGCGGCCGAGGCGGCACCGGCCTGGGGATTCGCGACGCCGCAGCGCCGCGCCGATGCGCTGGACCAGATCGGCAGCGAGATCCTGGCGCGCAAGGACGAGCTCGGCGAGCTGCTGGCGCGCGAGGAGGGCAAGGCGCTTCCAGAAGCGATCGGCGAGGCCGCGCGCGCCGGCAACATCTTCAAGTTCTTCGCCGGCGAGGCATTGCGCACCGCCGGGGAGAAGCTCGCTTCGGTGCGACCCGGCATCGAGGTCGACGTCACGCGCGAGCCGGTGGGCGTGGTCGGCATCATCGCGCCCTGGAATTTCCCGTTCGCGATTCCGGCCTGGAAGATCGCGCCGGCGCTCGCTTACGGCAACACGGTGGTGTTCAAGCCCGCCGAGCTGGTGCCGGCCTGCGGCTGGGCGCTGTCCGAGATCGTGAGCCGCGCCGGACTGCCGGCCGGCGCGTTCAACCTCGTCAACGGCAGCGGCCGCCAGGTGGGACAGGCCATCGTGGAGAGCCGGCTGGTCGATGCAGTCACCTTCACCGGATCTGAATCCACCGGGGCGCAGGTGATGCAGGCGACCGCCGCGCGCGGCGCCAAGGTGCAGCTCGAGATGGGCGGCAAGAACCCGCTGGTCGTGCTGGCCGATGCCGACCTCGACCAGGCAGTCGAATGCGCGGTGCAGGGCGCGTTCTTCTCCACCGGCCAGCGCTGCACCGCCTCCAGCCGGCTGATCGTCGAGGCGGCGGTGCACGACAAGTTCGTTTCCCGGCTGCGGGAACGCATGCGCTCGTTGAAGGTCGGCCACGCGCTGGCGCGGGGCACCGACATCGGCCCGGTGGCCAGCCGGGCCCAGCTCGAGCAGAACCTCGCCTACATCGTGATCGGCCGCGAAGAGGGCGCCGAGCTCGTCATGGGGGGCGAAGAGATCAAGGCACCGACGCCCGGCCACTACATGAGCCCGGCGTTGTTCCTGGGCAAGCCCGAGCACCGCATCGCACGCGAGGAGATCTTCGGACCGGTGGCAGTGGTGCTGCGCGCCGACGGCTACGAGGAGGCGCTCGCGATGGCCAACGACACGCGCTACGGCCTTTGCGCCGGCATCTGCACCGGCTCGCTGAAGCACGCGATGCACTTCAGGCGCCACGCCCAGGCCGGCATGGTGATGGTCAACCTGCCGACGGCAGGCGTCGACTACCACGTGCCCTTCGGCGGCCGCAAGGGCTCCAGCCACGGCCCGCGCGAGCAAGGCCGCCACGCCGCCGAGTTCTACACGACCGTGAAGACGGCGTACACGCACGCATGAGTGGCACAGAACCACCCAGGCCTTCCCAAGACCAACCCCAGGAGACAACGATGAACATCCGCCGACGTACCGCCATTGCTTCCGCCGCCGTGCTGGCGTTCGCTGCCGCGACGCCGATGGCCGCATTTGCGCAGAAGAAGATCGTGCTC
The Piscinibacter sp. XHJ-5 DNA segment above includes these coding regions:
- a CDS encoding aldehyde dehydrogenase family protein, with amino-acid sequence MQNSFRNYINGRWETGVTTSTSENPSDLASPVGDYVRGDREQAELAIRAAAEAAPAWGFATPQRRADALDQIGSEILARKDELGELLAREEGKALPEAIGEAARAGNIFKFFAGEALRTAGEKLASVRPGIEVDVTREPVGVVGIIAPWNFPFAIPAWKIAPALAYGNTVVFKPAELVPACGWALSEIVSRAGLPAGAFNLVNGSGRQVGQAIVESRLVDAVTFTGSESTGAQVMQATAARGAKVQLEMGGKNPLVVLADADLDQAVECAVQGAFFSTGQRCTASSRLIVEAAVHDKFVSRLRERMRSLKVGHALARGTDIGPVASRAQLEQNLAYIVIGREEGAELVMGGEEIKAPTPGHYMSPALFLGKPEHRIAREEIFGPVAVVLRADGYEEALAMANDTRYGLCAGICTGSLKHAMHFRRHAQAGMVMVNLPTAGVDYHVPFGGRKGSSHGPREQGRHAAEFYTTVKTAYTHA
- a CDS encoding LysR family transcriptional regulator; the protein is MNYTHWFIRARLKTRQLLLLVAIAEEGNIHRAADVLNMTQPAASKLLKDLEDVLDVPLFDRLPRGMRPTWYGEAMIRHARVALASLNQAHDEVQALKSGRFGQVSVGAITTPGLMLLPQAISAVKQAHPTLRVSLLIETSDVLMERMAQSRIDMLVARLFAQHDKTALRYEALAEEPAVAVVRPGHPLLGVDGLSLRDLSSRSWIVPPEGSVLRHRFDLMFREEGLDAPADLIETAALLFVTKMIGEGDAIGLLAGDVGHYYARHGIVAVLPIELPCRMDAFGIITRTDRPLSPAARVMLAALKSAAAEMYGVTLEAAA